In a genomic window of Zingiber officinale cultivar Zhangliang chromosome 9B, Zo_v1.1, whole genome shotgun sequence:
- the LOC122023929 gene encoding DDB1- and CUL4-associated factor homolog 1-like isoform X2 produces MAEERAAAAAVAVAAAAADTPAEAPKVDGKEDEAILARAQKLISKIVETQVNPNPRHLHALATILEAQESRYLEETANSPFNNIRSSHNIGRLGNLVQESDEFYDLISTKFLTESVYSLSIRAAAARLLISCSSCWMYPHVFEDAVLDNVKSWVILDMVVSDDNCIWKRELGEDKPTDSEMLRTYSTGLLALSLASQVVEDMLTSELSTKLMRYLRTRHFGDSNSCTAETNHPSSSSSIRARDEARGRSRLGSSRIGDRRLSANPDTDRDDVIKQGQGDHSWGDGSESQKSVLTDSSSELVSANNLIEESPGATADGRQKINSGPINSKSECSPGSSALCVDADDKGVNGTCIVNHGLPKSEVNARITEVTPENENSPSPSCGAHLEGMSRPSRERNFSQQDDNGNVVIAKDNSDMLDCNDSIIEEDNDERLQDCIVGKRDISNMVKKALRAAEAEARTANAPIEAIKAAGDAAAELVKTAAMEAWKSTNDEEAAVLAASQAASTVVEAALTTEISRNASRVTNEIMEKPLEAKEEVDRENFTIWETEHLARLRDKYSIQCLEYLGEYVEALGPILHEKGVDVCLALLQRSCRDREASSELLLLPEVLKLICALAAHRKFAALFVDRGGIQKLLSVRRDIHTFFGLSSCLFTIGSLQAIMERVCALPSAVVHQVVELALQLLECAQDLARKNAAIFFAAAFVFRAILDSFDSQEGLQKMLNILHTASSVRSGGNSGALGVPNASARNDRSPGEVLTSSEKQIAYHTCVALRQYFRAHLILLVDSLRPNKSSRGIARSNSNARAAYKPLDISNEAMDSVFLQIQRDRKLGPTFVRTRWAVVDKFLAFNGHITMLELCLAPSVDRYLHDLAQYALGVLHIVTLVKDSRKLIINASLNNNRVGMSVILDAANGVGYVDPEVIHPALNVLVNLVCPPPSISNKPSVAAQGQQPVSVQTWNGPSENREKHYERNNSDNVAAFAVQNETRERNAEPGSSSNTPAPSMSAGVVGDRRISLGSGYGSAGLAAQLEQGYHQAREAVRANNGIKILLHLLNPRMITPAAALDCIRALACRVLLGLARDESIAHILTNLQVGKKLSELIRDLSSQVSGTGQSRWQSELIQVSVELIAIVTNSGRASTLAATDAAAPTLRRFERAAIAAATPITYHSRELLLLIHEHLLASGLTATAALLQKEADLTPLPSLGAPAPPLHQTNIQETMSVQFLWPSGRAPGGFLVDFTKIASQDDESCLKSNLAFSSLKRKQSRYASKSSHGKGQLSSHASSNARASSLSKATALCSGAETPSVSFPKATSETEVPLRTPICLPMKRKHLELKNSSDATPAKRLAIMDPSSQSPLFQTPYSCRKNFLPMDTGSLSPFVYQSPGEPFSRTSFNNIIGDTPDDIRCQITPGMPLTSIPQPGPLGNSQLGNTERMTLDSLVVQYLKHQHRQCPAPITTLPPLPLLQPHICPEPSHSLRAPANVTARVSNREFRKQYGGVYAHRNDRQYIYSRYRHCRTCRDETTLLTSLTFLGDSSRIATGSHSGELKIFDSNSGNLLESQTCHQSSITLLQSALSGGNHLVLSSSFHDVKLWDASSILGDPLHTFASCKAARFSHLGTSFAALSSEASRREVFLYDVQTFTQELKLSDNRSFQSGTVRGHAQSLIHFSPMDTMLLWNGTLWDRRTSHAIHRFEQFTDYGGGGFHPAGNEVIINSEVWDLRKFKLLRTVPSLDQTVITFNGGGDVIYAILRRNVEEITSAINARRVRHPLFPAFRTIDAVNYLDIATVQVDRCVLDFATDPTDSFVGVIAMDDHEEMFSSARVYEVGRKRATDDDSDPDDGGESDEDEDENEESDDVDIDSIFEADLAGEGDSSDDLSNEDDEDGDSADDLDEDGDVNYDDLDDFEAAQGMLEIMAVGDEDADVDDDSEVLESLSSYEEGDFA; encoded by the exons ATGGCGGAGGAGCGGGCGGCAGCGGCTGCGGTCGCGGTTGCGGCGGCAGCAGCGGATACGCCTGCGGAAGCGCCTAAGGTGGACGGGAAGGAGGACGAGGCGATCCTCGCTCGAGCGCAGAAGCTGATATCCAAGATTGTCGAGACGCAGGTCAACCCCAACCCTAGGCACCTCCATGCGCTGGCCACGATTCTCGAGGCCCAGGAATCCAG ATATCTTGAGGAAACTGCAAATTCACCTTTCAACAACATTAGGTCATCTCACAACATTGGAAGGTTGGGTAACTTAGTTCAG GAGAGTGATGAATTTTATGACTTAATATCAACCAAATTCTTAACGGAAAGTGTATATTCGCTGAGTATACGTGCTGCTGCTGCTAGGTTGTTAATTAGCTGTTCTTCCTGTTGGATG TATCCACATGTTTTTGAGGATGCAGTGCTTGACAATGTCAAAAGTTGGGTCATTTTGGATATGGTAGTTTCTGATGATAACTGCATTTGGAAACGTGAACTGGGAGAGGATAAGCCAACTGATTCTGAGATGCTGAGGACTTATTCTACTggacttcttgctttatctttggcTAG TCAGGTAGTGGAAGATATGCTGACATCGGAATTGTCAACAAAGCTCATGCGATATCTGCGCACGCGACACTTTGGCGACTCTAACTCTTGTACTGCTGAGACTAACCATCCTTCATCTTCTAGTTCCATCAGAGCAAGAGATGAAGCTAGAGGTAGATCTCGCTTGGGGAGTTCAAGGATTGGTGACCGGAGGCTATCAGCTAATCCAGATACTGATAGGGACGATGTTATTAAACAAGGTCAAGGAGATCATTCTTGGGGAGATGGAAGTGAGTCACAGAAATCTGTACTAACTGATTCTTCATCAGAGTTGGTCAGTGCAAACAATTTGATTGAGGAATCTCCAGGTGCTACTGCTGATGGAAGGCAGAAGATAAATTCAGGGCCTATAAATTCAAAATCTGAGTGTTCTCCTGGATCATCTGCCCTATGCGTTGATGCTGATGATAAGGGGGTGAATGGAACTTGTATAGTAAACCATGGATTGCCAAAGAGCGAAGTTAATGCAAGGATTACTGAAGTTActccagaaaatgaaaacagtCCATCTCCATCTTGTGGAGCACACTTAGAAGGAATGAGTCGACCTTCTAGGGAAAGAAACTTCAGTCAACAGGATGACAATGGAAATGTAGTTATTGCAAAAGATAACTCAGACATGCTTGACTGCAATGATTCCATCATTGAAGAGGATAATGATGAACGATTACAAGATTGTATTGTTGGCAAAAGGGACATATCTAACATGGTGAAAAAAGCATTAAGAGctgctgaagctgaagccagaacgGCTAATGCTCCTATAGAAGCTATAAAAGCAGCTGGTGATGCAGCGGCTGAACTTGTCAAGACTGCTGCTATGGAG GCGTGGAAAAGCACAAATGATGAAGAAGCTGCAGTTCTGGCTGCATCTCAAGCTGCATCTACTGTTGTTGAAGCTGCTTTGACGACTGAGATTTCACG GAATGCGAGTCGAGTAACCAATGAAATTATGGAAAAGCCTCTTGAAGCCAAAGAGGAGGTTGATAGAGAAAATTTCACTATATGGGAGACTGAGCATCTTGCAAGGCTGAGAGACAAATACTCCATTCAGTGCCTTGAATATTTGGGGGAATATGTTGAAGCTCTAGGACCCATTCTACATGAAAAGGGTGTAGATGTCTGCCTTGCACTCTTACAACGCAGCTGTAGAGATCGTGAAGCTTCTTCTGAACTCCTATTGCTGCCTGAAGTCCTCAAGCTGATATGTGCCTTGGCTGCACACAGGAAATTTGCTGCCTTATTTGTTGATCGGGGAGGAATACAGAAACTTCTCTCTGTTCGCAGGGATATACATACATTTTTTGGTCTTTCTTCATGTTTGTTTACCATTGGTTCCCTTCAG GCTATTATGGAACGTGTTTGTGCTCTGCCGTCCGCTGTGGTGCATCAGGTGGTTGAGTTAGCTCTTCAGCTACTGGAATGTGCTCAAGATCTAGCAAGGAAAAATGCAGCTATATTTTTTGCTGCTGCATTTGTCTTCAGAGCAATTCTGGATTCCTTTGATTCACAAGAAGGCCTTCAGAAAATGTTAAATATTTTGCATACTGCATCGTCTGTTAGATCTGGTGGGAACTCTGGTGCTTTAGGTGTACCTAATGCATCTGCAAGAAATGATCGATCACCTGGTGAAGTACTGACTTCATCAGAAAAGCAGATTGCTTATCACACTTGTGTTGCACTGCGTCAGTATTTTAGGGCCCATCTTATTCTTCTTGTGGATTCACTTCGCCCAAATAAAAGTAGTCGAGGTATAGCCAGAAGTAACTCAAATGCGAGGGCTGCTTATAAGCCACTTGACATCAGCAACGAAGCCATGGATTCTGTTTTTCTTCAAATACAGCGTGACAGAAAGCTTGGCCCTACATTTGTTAGGACCCGTTGGGCAGTTGTGGATAAGTTCTTAGCCTTTAATGGCCATATAACAATGTTAGAGTTGTGTCTG GCCCCATCTGTTGATCGGTATCTTCATGATTTGGCTCAATATGCATTAGGTGTTCTCCATATTGTCACTTTGGTAAAAGATAGTCGTAAACTAATCATAAATGCTTCTTTGAACAATAACCGAGTGGGCATGTCAGTTATTCTTGATGCAGCTAATGGTGTTGGTTATGTTGATCCTGAG GTGATTCATCCAGCCTTGAATGTGTTAGTAAATCTTGTATGTCCACCTCCTTCAATCAGCAACAAACCTTCTGTGGCAGCCCAAGGTCAGCAGCCTGTTTCAGTTCAAACATGGAATGGTCCTTCAGAAAATAGAGAGAAACATTATGAAAGAAATAACTCAGACAATGTTGCTGCATTTGCTGTCCAGAATGAGACGCGGGAGAGAAATGCAGAACCTGGTTCTAGCTCAAACACCCCTGCACCTTCTATGTCCGCAGGAGTGGTTGGTGACCGAAGGATATCTTTAGGATCTGGATATGGGTCTGCTGGCCTTGCTGCTCAGTTGGAACAAGGATATCATCAGGCTAGGGAGGCTGTTCGAGCCAACAATGGCATCAAAATTCTGTTGCATCTTCTGAACCCTCGGATGATTACACCTGCGGCTGCTCTTGACTGCATCAGAGCTTTAGCATGTCGTGTATTGCTTGGTTTAGCAAGAGATGAATCAATTGCACACATATTAACAAATCTGCAG GTCGGTAAGAAGCTTTCAGAACTTATTCGAGATTTGAGCAGCCAAGTATCCGGAACTGGACAATCAAGGTGGCAGTCTGAGTTGATTCAAGTTTCTGTTGAGTTGATTGCA ATTGTAACAAATTCTGGGCGTGCAAGCACCTTGGCAGCCACTGATGCTGCTGCTCCTACACTTAGGCGCTTTGAAAGAGCAGCAATAGCTGCAGCAACTCCTATAACTTATCACTCCAG AGAGCTGTTATTGCTGATACATGAGCATCTACTGGCATCTGGTTTAACTGCTACGGCTGCCTTGCTACAGAAGGAAGCTGACTTGACACCTTTGCCATCATTAGGAGCACCAGCACCACCATTACATCAAACAAATATCCAGGAAACTATGTCTGTGCAATTTCTGTGGCCATCTGGTCGTGCACCTGGTGGATTCCTAGTTGATTTTACAAAGATAGCTTCTCAAGATGATGAAAGTTGTTTAAAGTCCAATTTAGCTTTTAGTTCTTTGAAAAGGAAACAGTCCAGGTATGCTTCCAAGTCCTCCCATGGGAAAGGCCAACTTTCATCACATGCATCATCCAATGCTAGAGCATCTAGTCTTTCAAAAGCAACTGCACTTTGCAGTGGAGCAGAAACACCATCTGTATCATTTCCCAAAGCTACTTCAGAAACAGAAGTGCCACTTAGAACACCAATTTGTTTACCAATGAAAAGGAAACATTTGGAGTTGAAGAACTCTTCAGATGCAACACCAGCTAAACGTCTTGCAATAATGGACCCATCTTCTCAATCTCCATTATTTCAGACACCATATTCTTGTAGGAAGAATTTTCTGCCAATGGACACTGGAAGCTTGTCCCCCTTTGTATATCAGAGTCCAGGAGAACCATTCAGCAGAACATCATTCAACAACATTATTGGAGATACACCAGATGACATTCGATGTCAGATCACACCTGGAATGCCATTGACATCTATTCCTCAACCTGGCCCGCTTGGTAACTCACAATTAGGAAACACTGAAAGGATGACACTTGACTCATTGGTGGTGCAATATTTGAAGCATCAACATCGACAGTGCCCAGCTCCTATTACCACTTTGCCTCCACTTCCTCTTTTGCAACCACACATCTGCCCAGAACCTAGCCATAGCTTGCGTGCACCTGCAAATGTAACAGCACGTGTTAGTAATCGAGAGTTCAGGAAGCAATATGGTGGGGTTTATGCTCATCGTAATGACCGTCAATATATATACAGCAGATACAGGCATTGTCGCACTTGCCGTGATGAAACTACACTTCTAACATCTCTTACTTTCCTTGGGGACTCTTCACGTATTGCAACAGGGAGCCATTCCGGTGAATTAAAGATATTTGATTCAAACAGTGGCAATTTATTAGAGTCTCAGACCTGCCACCAGAGTTCTATTACACTGCTTCAATCAGCCTTGTCTGGTGGAAACCACTTggttctctcttcttcctttcatGATGTCAAGCTGTGGGATGCTTCATCCATATTAGGAGATCCTTTGCATACATTTGCAAGTTGCAAAGCTGCTCGCTTTAGTCATTTAGGTACCAGCTTTGCAGCCTTATCATCAGAAGCATCGCGCCGAGAGGTTTTTCTATATGATGTGCAAACTTTCACACAAGAGTTGAAACTTTCTGATAACCGAAGTTTCCAGTCAGGCACAGTTCGAGGGCATGCCCAATCACTTATACACTTTAGCCCTATGGATACAATGTTACTATGGAATGGAACTTTGTGGGATAGGAGAACTTCACATGCAATTCATCGGTTTGAACAGTTTACTGATTATGGTGGAGGTGGATTTCATCCTGCTGGAAATGAG GTTATCATAAATTCAGAGGTGTGGGATCTCCGGAAGTTCAAGCTTCTGAGAACAGTACCATCATTGGACCAGACGGTGATTACTTTTAATGGTGGTGGGGATGTCATTTATGCAATCCTGAGGCGCAACGTGGAAGAGATTACTTCAGCCATCAACGCACGTCGCGTTCGGCACCCACTGTTTCCTGCCTTCCGCACCATTGACGCTGTGAATTACTTAGACATTGCGACTGTCCAGGTTGACCGATGCGTCCTAGACTTTGCCACCGATCCTACAGACTCTTTTGTTGGTGTCATTGCCATGGATGACCATGAAGAGATGTTCTCATCTGCTAGGGTCTACGAGGTTGGAAGGAAGCGTGCCACCGATGATGATTCAGACCCAGATGATGGTGGTGAGTCAgacgaggatgaagatgaaaacGAGGAATCGGATGATGTGGATATAGATTCAATCTTTGAGGCTGATTTGGCCGGTGAAGGTGACTCCTCAGATGATCTGAGTAATGAGGATGATGAAGATGGCGACAGTGCAGATGATCTCGACGAAGATGGTGATGTCAACTACGATGATCTTGATGATTTTGAGGCGGCTCAAGGAATGCTTGAGATCATGGCCGTGGGGGATGAGGATGCAGACGTGGACGACGACAGTGAGGTTCTTGAGTCCCTCAGTAGCTATGAGGAAGGGGATTTTGCCTGA